The Corvus moneduloides isolate bCorMon1 chromosome 25, bCorMon1.pri, whole genome shotgun sequence genome includes a window with the following:
- the LOC116455581 gene encoding nascent polypeptide-associated complex subunit alpha, muscle-specific form-like: MLGLSFAGAAQPGPQHSPVPVTEGDWDEVTLHFQSPGADPTSGRASDSMSHTGRAANRTALLPGAVPGKLGRAEALHTAAVKPQDGHTSPGQLRHGSTQGSQATTALALQREPESSPGAGLSPPSSSSGLPQPFPSGGTNQGSPQVTALSSPPVIKQREVPSPTTSLLTPTLDFHPPRREMAASPFPPRAGISLGRAGEGWLPTGTPPSGKRPKDTNPPAQPDPTAGLTPAHPRKTQSLGAGVTTSAIPPQPAPGDLGSVYSTTTQARPAQASPLLSLQQATTGNKGRNSTSAVTNGSGHPAQLPAPHTLPPGRVNSSSFLMEAPAAEEFLPSPFQVGTTDGQQPLSLHRALSCTKHVPPETNRSSQETAALALQRDAAPWAVTGRPGKSPSPERPQPSLSSSSSSQLWISTLKPSTTAKELKEATSPLSPGMPTFGNADLQPWDSVPAGLQPPGAFAPPRAGMQPMGLPSPAGRDLHTPTTSSTAPGSGSRLQGASAPPVPQGASAGMLQVSTEHDSRRRSKTGSPPLSPAASPVPSPSGAHGHRDQAVPPPSPTKPGAPAPILLSSRAQGSHPSSTTAHPGPGVPSEVPAPLAQALVHQFRMSLDAAARNLGTVRGDPLTLLPSSPLLSFVLKSTDGMICLQPMQDSPLPTEFPNASVEGLVSIQQILAASNSSALDLANLQHLSPSSLVLVRPVFVLLPSDRAHSQVLPSPQSDHRVAHLATNVGTTGSSQDIPVKTSSSYPSGKSVGPETALSTVSKQEAERAKVTSEPVPVDPNPTALRGLSPAVTSAPGHVLDPRTSPTAQTMPRLPEEMQIPAPHPQQATGIALLPLSAEPGTSPLPPELVSTQSPQSSPKVVFTTGRPQSSSAAPFLPAKGLRGSPEPASSTRAAGQGQHGQGGSVPTPSSAHAPCTGCLTPSSPPRVFPSTKTLQSRPQRLPGTKLLPSPVVPSTSSASSVLPAGNEHSDSREGSSTARSGVPVPATAPQTPITAGKPGLTQRLELELTSTVPQPFITTQRPTLAPEQTLLSTEVQRKTPVSGRVLAVVSHAGMSASSSAPSPAPAGLFSQTSTGQSTRPAETSTSAGERGAGKSLGTSMSPSAVFNTRTPQPPSAAPGNNSSLALTPAQPSVSTGSVTALQGHPKPTQGTAQAAAAAAAETPLPAAEGDGVAASLEGKERLHLPTPALQPAPDGVLSSSGVLSAALGKGEEAARGEAVPSRQLPTQAPVSAAHPASPRLPLEEVSPPLEELSPPLEELSHPLEELSHPLEEVSHPLEELSHPLEVLSPPLEEVSPPLEEVSPPLEELSPPLEEVSPPLEEVSHPLEEVSPPLEEVSPPLEELSPPLEEVSPPLEEVSHPLEEVSHPLEELSHPLEEVSHPLEELSHPLEELSHPLEEVSHPLEEVSPPLEEVSPPLEEVSHPLEELSPPLEEVSPPLEELSPPLEELSPPLEEVSPPLEELSPPLEELSPPLEEVSHPLEEVSPPLEDAAMEQDSAHSSPGTAAGPPTPRAVSVPANRLVNQGTHQPAVNDPELLPARDLIQVPPAPESPSNSPGNLAALTLPGDPCGDTGAWSAGERLTPEEGAALGCHRAGWASTPGSLLWVLLLQPGWVSFYSLFLLFPPFPFFPSLAIVSDSCGSRNHSVQLSLSPAGATAPEIPGSEPSQDTFLALVALQSNSSQALLQIHSCCVTPSASPGAAGAQCCLFHRLPWECRHVQLLQGSGSRAASFSIQLFQMLNHSVAYLHCELRVCLPGQPGCEQDCLESVEPLPQPSDRTSYGNLHNLVSLGPVWKMNNRFLYKPVEGAGPAMLLPTLLGSLTGFAVLGSAFMGLWLHHRQKAKPSRYPPFGEFHGL; encoded by the exons ATGCTGGGCCTGAGCtttgctggagcagcccagcctgggccccagcacagccctgtgcccgTCACTGAGGGCGACTGGGACGAGGTGACCTTGCATTTCCAGAGCCCAGGAGCTGATCCCACCAGTGGAAGAGCCTCTGACTCCATGTCCcacacagggagagctgcaaacagaacagctctgctgcctggggctgtgcctgggaagctgggcagggctgaggcGCTGCACACAGCGGCCGTAAAACCCCAGGATGGACACACATCTCCTGGACAGCTCCGGCATGGCTCCACACAGGGATCACAGGCCAccacagctctggcactgcaAAGAGAACCAGAAAGTTCTCCTGGGGCTGGTCTcagccctcccagctccagctctgggctgccccagccctttcccagtgGAGGGACAAACCAGGGCTCTCCCCAGGTCACAgctctctcttcccctcctgtCATCAAGCAGAGGGAGGTGCCAAGTCCTACAACTTCTCTTCTGACTCCAACACTCGATTTTCATCCTCCAAGAAGAGAAATGGCAGCATCTCCATTTCcccccagagctgggatttctCTTGGGAGAGCAGGGGAGGGCTGGCTGCCCACAGGAACACCTCCCTCTGGGAAAAGGCCCAAGGACACGAaccctccagcccagcctgaccccacagcagggctgacaCCTGCCCACCCGAGGAAGACTCAGAGCTTGGGTGCTGGAGTTACAACTTCTGCAATCCCaccacagccagctccagggGACCTTGGCTCAGTCTATTCCACAACAACACAGGCCAGGCCCGCTCAGGCTTCCCCTcttctgtctctgcagcagGCAACCACAGGCAACAAAGGCAGAAATTCAACCTCAGCTGTCACAAACGGTTCTGgacacccagcccagctgcctgctcctcaCACCCTCCCACCAGGCAGAGTAAATTCTTCTTCGTTCTTGATGGAGGCTCCAGCTGCTGAGGAATTCCTTCCATCTCCGTTCCAAGTTGGCACAACTGATGGACAACAGCCCCTCTCTTTGCACAGGGCTCTCAGCTGTACCAAACATGTTCCCCCAGAGACCAACAGGAGCTCTCAGGAAAcggcagctctggctctgcaaAGAGATGCTGCTCCTTGGGCAGTGACAGGGAGACCTGGAAAATCTCCCTCCCCTGAGAGGCCACAGCCTTCTCTTAGCTCATCCTCATCCAGCCAGTTGTGGATTTCCACATTAAAACCTTCCACAACTGCTAAAGAGCTCAAAGAAGCAACATCCCCCCTCTCTCCAGGAATGCCCACCTTTGGGAATGCAgacctccagccctgggattcTGTCCCGGCAGGGCTTCAGCCTCCCGGTGCCTTTGCTCCTCCTCGTGCTGGGATGCAGCCCATGggcctccccagccctgctgggagagaCCTCCACACCCCAACCACCTCAtccacagctcctggctctgggtCCCGGCTCCAAGGAGCTTCTGCCCCTCCTGTGCCTCAGGGAGCCTcggctgggatgctgcaggtgagcaCAGAGCACGACTCCAGGAGAAGAAGCAAAACTGGTTctcccccactgtccccagcagccagccccgtgcccagcccctctggagcaCACGGCCACAGGGACCAGGCAgttccccctcccagccccaccaaGCCGGGAGCTCCTGCTCCAATCCTGCTCTCGTCCCGTGCCCAGGGAAGCCATCCCAGCTCCACCACAGCACATCCTGGCCCAGGGGTGCCCAGTGAGGTCCCAGCACCCCTGGCCCAGGCTCTGGTGCACCAGTTCAGGATGTCCCTCGATGCAGCTGCCAGGAACCTTGGCACAGTCAGAGGTGACCCCCTGACCCTGCTGCCCTCGTCCCCACTCTTGTCCTTTGTGTTGAAGAGCACTGATGGCATGATCTGCCTGCAGCCCATGCAGGactcccctctccccacagaATTCCCAAATGCCAGTGTTGAGGGGCTGGTTTCCATCCAGCAAATCCTGGCAGCATCCAATTCTTCAGCGCTGGACCTTGCAAACCTACAGCACCTGAGCCCTTCCAGCCTGGTTCTGGTCAGGCCTGTGTTTGTCCTGCTGCCCAGTGACAGAGCACACTCACAGGTGCTGCCCTCTCCTCAGAGTGACCACAGAGTGGCCCACCTGGCTACAAATGTGGGGACaactgggagcagccaggatATCCCAGTGAAAACCAGTTCTTCTTATCCCAGTGGGAAGTCTGTGGGACCTGAAACTGCTCTGTCCACTGTGTCCAAGCAAGAAGCAGAGAGAGCAAAAGTAACTTCAGAGCCAGTGCCAGTTGATCCTAATCCTACAGCCCTCAGGGGCTTGTCCCCAGCTGTCACCTCAGCCCCAGGTCATGTGCTGGACCCACGGACGAGCCCCACAGCGCAGACCATGCCCAGGCTGCCCGAGGAGATGCAGattcctgctccccatccccagcaggcCACAGGCATTGCTTTGCTTCCCCTgtcagcagagcctggcacctCCCCGCTGCCACCAGAGCTGGTGTCCACTCAGAGCCCCCAGTCTTCCCCCAAAGTGGTTTTCAccactggaaggccacaatcttcatctgcagctcctttcctgCCAGCAAAGGGACTGCGCGGTTCCCCAGAGCCTGcgagcagcaccagggctgcagggcagggccagcACGGACAGGGAGGCTCCGtgcccacccccagctctgcccatgcCCCCTGCACGGGGTGTTTGACCCCCAGTTCACCGCCCAGGGTGTTTCCCAGCACCAAAACCCTGCAGTCCAGGCCACAAAGGCTCCCAGGCACCAAGCTGCTGCCATCACCAGTTGTTCCCAGCACGTCCTCAGCTTCCTCCgtgcttccagctgggaatgagcaCAGCGATTCCAgagagggcagcagcacagctcgGTCTGGAGTCCCTGTGCCTGCCACAGCACCTCAAACCCCCATCACTGCTGGAAAACCTGGTCTCACTCAACGTTTGGAGTTGGAACTCACCTCCACTGTGCCTCAGCCCTTTATAACCACACAGAGACCAACACTGGCACCAGAGCAGACTCTGCTTTCCACAGAGGTCCAAAGGAAAACGCCAGTTTCTGGGAGAGTTTTGGCTGTGGTGAGCCATGCAGGGATGTCTGCCAGTTCTTCTgcaccttccccagctcctgctgggctgtTCTCACAGACCAGCACGGGACAAAGCACCAGgccagctgaaaccagcaccagtgcaggagaaagaggagctGGTAAATCCCTGGGAACCAGCATGTCTCCATCAGCCGTGTTCAACACAAGGACACCACAGCCCCCCTCAGCAGCCCCGGGGAACAACTCCAGCCTGGCTTTAACTCCAGCCCAACCATCTGTGTCCACAGGCTCTGTTACTGCCCTGCAGGGACATCCCAAACCCACACAGGGCACggcccaggctgcagcagcagcagcagcagagactcctctccctgcagccgAGGGTGACGGAGTCGCTGCTTCGCTCGAAGGCAAAGAGCGGCTTCACCTGCcaaccccagccctgcagcctgccCCAGACGGGGTGCTCAGCTCCTCAGGGGTGCTCTCTGCAGCGCTGGGGAAGGGTGAGGAGGCAGCAAGAGGAgaggcagtgcccagcaggcagctgcccaCTCAGGCACCCGTGTCTGCTGCACACCCAGCATCACCCAGACTCCCCCTGGAGGAGGTGTCCCCCCCTCTGGAGGAGCTATCCCCCCCTCTGGAGGAGCTATCCCACCCTCTGGAGGAGCTATCCCACCCTTTGGAGGAGGTGTCCCACCCTTTGGAGGAGCTATCCCACCCTTTGGAGGTGCTATCCCCCCCTCTGGAGGAGGTGTCCCCTCCTCTGGAGGAGGTGTCCCCCCCTCTGGAGGAGCTATCCCCCCCTCTGGAGGAGGTGTCCCCCCCTCTGGAGGAGGTATCCCACCCTCTGGAGGAGGTGTCCCCCCCTCTGGAGGAGGTGTCCCCCCCTCTGGAGGAGCTATCCCCCCCTCTGGAGGAGGTGTCCCCCCCTCTGGAGGAGGTGTCCCACCCTCTGGAGGAGGTGTCCCACCCTCTGGAGGAGCTATCCCACCCTTTGGAGGAGGTATCCCACCCTTTGGAGGAGCTATCCCACCCTCTGGAGGAGCTATCCCACCCTTTGGAGGAGGTATCCCACCCTTTGGAGGAGGTGTCCCCCCCTCTGGAGGAGGTGTCCCCCCCTCTGGAGGAGGTATCCCACCCTCTGGAGGAGCTATCCCCCCCTCTGGAGGAGGTGTCCCCCCCTCTGGAGGAGCTATCCCCCCCTCTGGAGGAGCTATCCCCCCCTCTGGAGGAGGTGTCCCCCCCTCTGGAGGAGCTATCCCCCCCTCTGGAGGAGCTATCCCCCCCTCTGGAGGAGGTATCCCACCCTCTGGAGGAGGTGTCCCCCCCTCTGGAGGACGCTGCCATGGAACAGGACTCTGCCcactccagccctggcactgctgccgGGCCCCCCACACCGAGAGCAGTTTCTGTCCCTGCTAATAGGCTCGTTAATCAGGGCACTCATCAGCCCGCTGTCAATgaccctgagctgctcccagccagggaCCTCATCCAGGTCCCTCCGGCCCCAGAGAGCCCCTCGAATTCCCCTGGGAACCTGGCAGCTCTGACACTCCCGGGGGATCCCTG CGGTGACACTGGAGCCTGGAGCGCTGGGGAGCGACTCACACCAGAGGAGGGGGCTGCACTCGGATGTCACCGTGCTGGATGGGCAAGTACCCCTGGCTCCCTGCTTTGGgtgttgctgctgcagcctggatgggtttcattttattccctttttctccttttccccccttttccctttttccccagcCTTGCCATCGTGAGTGACTCCTGCGGCTCCAGGAACCACTCGGTGCAGCTGagcctgagccctgcagggGCCACAGCCCCCGAGATCCCTGGATCAGAGCCTTCCCAGGACACCTTCCTGGCTCTGGTGGCCCTGCAGAGCAAcagcagccaggccctgctccagATCCACTCGTGCTGCGTGACCCCCTCCGccagccccggggctgcaggTGCCCAGTGCTGCCTCTTCCAcag gctgccctgggaaTGCAGAcatgtccagctgctgcagggcagcgGCTCCAGAGCCGCCAGCTTCTCCATCCAGCTGTTCCAGATGCTGAACCACTCCGTGGCCTACCTGCACTGCGAGCTGAGGGTCTGCCTGCCAGGCCAGCCGGGATGTGAGCAG GACTGCTTGGAAAGTGtggagccccttccccagcccagtgacaggaccagcTATGGAAACCTGCACAACCTGGTCTCCCTCGGGCCCGTTTGGAAGATGAACAACAGGTTTCTGTATAAACCAGTGGAAG GTGCTGGTCCTGCcatgctgctgcccaccctgctgggATCCCTCACTGGCTTTGCAGTCCTGGGCAGTGCTTTCATGGGCCTGTGGCTGCACCACCGGCAGAAAGCCAAGCCCAGCCGTTATCCCCCGTTCGGAGAATTCCATGGGCTGTGA
- the ANKK1 gene encoding ankyrin repeat and protein kinase domain-containing protein 1 isoform X2, whose translation MSAERGRQLGSLTVFNKEDFEDDWVRVASGGFGHVYQVKHRRWRTVYAVKCSPYLLQDSSTDRTSMNCLMEEASKMEKIKFQHIVTIYGVCNSPLGIVMEYMARGSLERILPTHRMSWQLKFRVIHEMGLAMNFLHSMSPPLLHLDLKPGNVLLDGNMHVKISDFGLSKWMEQSSRMQYIESSALRGTLSYIPPEMFLQNSKPPGIKYDVYSFGIVIWEVLMQKKPYAGANMMAIIVKVAAGKRPGLELVRDDWPGECHQMVDLMKRCWDQDPKQRPSFADIPVETDVLLALIQSLVLDPENERLVRKMSHKPAISRSQQSDKEEFTFPRDTRSGGKDNQEVPVPPPCREAGSPEEMVPEELCRMHENGLTLLHLMVMQGNVGKVRFLLSCRASVNSPAGCGCTPLLMAVQRRLPEICSILIEHGADVNAPDEDGWTPLHFAAQHGDDRTVRLLLDHQARVNAQEHDGWTPLHLAAQNNFENVARVLLSRQADSNTQEVDGKTALHVAACFGHVGLVKLLASQGADLERKQKNLRTPLHVAVERGKFRVVHYLLKNGISVNSLDQNHYSALHLAVVRGKYLICEKLIKYGANVELRTDKGWTPLHLASFKGHIEIIRLLKGSRARLDAKGSMDWTPLHLATRYGDEPVVSELLRCGADPNTAERSHWAPLHFAVLRGSFLSVINLLECQADVNARNKVGWTPLHLAVLKGNMAIIKTLLKAGALLDVEDITGCTALQLAVRHQRENIITLLQGKENKPGNRTLNDAKIPRPRLIPGRTDL comes from the exons ATGAgtgcggagcggggccggcagcTGGGCAGCCTGACCGTGTTCAACAAGGAGGATTTCGAGGATGACTGGGTCCGAGTGGCCAGCGGAGGCTTTGGCCACGTGTACCAGGTGAAGCACAGGAGGTGGAGGACGGTCTATGCAGTGAAGTGCTCCCCGTACCTGCTGCAGGACTCCAGCACGGACAG GACCAGCATGAACTGTCTAATGGAGGAGGCAAGCAAGATGGAGAAAATCAAATTCCAGCACATCGTCACCATCTACGGGGTGTGCAACAGCCCTCTGGGGATAGTGATGGAATATATGGCCAGGGGGTCCTTGGAGAGGATCCTTCCCACTCACAGAATGTCCTGGCAGCTGAAATTCCGGGTGATCCATGAGATGGGCTTGGCCATGAATTTCCTGCACAGCATGAGCCCTCCTCTGCTGCACTTGGATCTGAAGCCAGGGAACGTCCTCCTGGATGGGAATATGCACGTCAAG ATCTCGGACTTTGGGCTGTCCAAGTGGATGGAGCAATCCAGCAGGATGCAGTACATCGAGAGCTCAGCTCTGAGGGGCACTCTGAGCTACATCCCCCCCGAAATGTTCCTGCAGAACAGCAAACCCCCGGGGATCAAGTACGATGTGTACAG cttcGGGATCGTCATCTGGGAGGTCCTTATGCAGAAGAAACCTTACGCAG GGGCCAACATGATGGCCATCATAGTGAAGGTGGCAGCGGGCAAGAGGCCGGGGCTGGAGCTCGTCAGGGACGACTGGCCCGGGGAGTGCCACCAGATGGTCGACCTGATGAAGAGGTGCTGGGACCAAGACCCCAAGCAGAGGCCAAGCTTTGCAG aTATCCCTGTGGAGAcagatgtgctgctggcactgatCCAGAGCCTGGTGCTGGACCCGGAGAACGAGCGCCTTGTCAGGAAGATGTCCCACAAACCGGCCAtctccaggagccagcag agtGACAAAGAGGAGTTCACCTTCCCCCGAGACACCAGGAGTGGGG GAAAGGATAACCAGGAGGTTCCTGTCCCACCTCCGTGCAGGGAGGCTGGGAGCCCCGAGGAGATGGTGCCCGAGGAGCTCTGCAGGATGCACGAGAACGGCCTGACCCTGCTGCACCTCATGGTGATGCAGGGCAACGTGGGCAAGGTGCGcttcctgctgagctgcagggcCAGCGTGAACAGCCCGGCGGGCTGCGGCTGCACCCCGCTGCTCATGGCCGTGCAGAGGCGGCTCCCGGAGATCTGCTCCATCCTCATCGAGCACGGGGCCGATGTCAACGCGCCCGACGAGGACGGCTGGACCCCGCTGCACTTTGCCGCCCAGCACGGCGACGACAGGACCGTGCGGCTACTGCTGGACCACCAGGCCCGCGTCAACGCCCAGGAGCACGACGGCTGGACCCCGCTGCACCTGGCGGCCCAGAACAACTTCGAGAACGTGGCGCGGGTGCTGCTGTCCCGCCAGGCCGACTCCAACACGCAGGAGGTGGACGGCAAGACCGCCCTGCACGTGGCCGCCTGCTTCGGGCACGTCGGCCTGGTCAAGCTGCTGGCCAGCCAGGGAGCCGACCTggagaggaagcagaagaaCCTCAGGACCCCGCTGCACGTGGCTGTGGAGAGGGGCAAGTTCAGGGTGGTGCATTATCTGCTGAAGAACGGGATCTCTGTCAACAGCCTGGACCAGAACCACTACAGCGCCCTGCACCTGGCCGTGGTGAGGGGCAAGTACCTGATCTGCGAGAAACTCATCAAATACGGGGCCAACGTGGAGCTGAGGACGGACAAAGGCTGGACCCCCCTGCACCTGGCCTCCTTCAAGGGGCACATTGAGATCATCCGGCTGCTGAAGGGCAGCCGCGCCCGGCTGGACGCCAAGGGCAGCATGGACTGGACCCCCCTGCACCTGGCCACGCGCTACGGGGACGAGCCGGTGGTCAGCGAGCTGCTGCGCTGCGGGGCCGACCCCAACACGGCCGAGAGGTCCCACTGGGCCCCCCTGCACTTCGCAGTGCTCAGGGGCTCCTTCCTCAGCGTCATCAACCTCCTGGAGTGCCAGGCCGACGTCAACGCCAGGAACAAGGTGGGCTGGACACCGCTGCACCTCGCCGTCCTCAAGGGCAACATGGCCATCATCAAGACCCTGCTCAAGGCAGGGGCTCTGCTGGACGTGGAGGACATCACCGGGTGCACGGccctgcagctggcagtgaGGCACCAGCGGGAGAACATCAtcaccctgctccagggcaAGGAGAACAAACCTGGGAACAGGACTCTGAATGATGCCAAGATTCCAAGACCCAGACTTATCCCAGGAAGGACAGATTTGTAA
- the ANKK1 gene encoding ankyrin repeat and protein kinase domain-containing protein 1 isoform X1, which yields MEQGQVITTTADKTSNTARADGETTALMKLFNLKFRSIQLGRILPGTSMNCLMEEASKMEKIKFQHIVTIYGVCNSPLGIVMEYMARGSLERILPTHRMSWQLKFRVIHEMGLAMNFLHSMSPPLLHLDLKPGNVLLDGNMHVKISDFGLSKWMEQSSRMQYIESSALRGTLSYIPPEMFLQNSKPPGIKYDVYSFGIVIWEVLMQKKPYAGANMMAIIVKVAAGKRPGLELVRDDWPGECHQMVDLMKRCWDQDPKQRPSFADIPVETDVLLALIQSLVLDPENERLVRKMSHKPAISRSQQSDKEEFTFPRDTRSGGKDNQEVPVPPPCREAGSPEEMVPEELCRMHENGLTLLHLMVMQGNVGKVRFLLSCRASVNSPAGCGCTPLLMAVQRRLPEICSILIEHGADVNAPDEDGWTPLHFAAQHGDDRTVRLLLDHQARVNAQEHDGWTPLHLAAQNNFENVARVLLSRQADSNTQEVDGKTALHVAACFGHVGLVKLLASQGADLERKQKNLRTPLHVAVERGKFRVVHYLLKNGISVNSLDQNHYSALHLAVVRGKYLICEKLIKYGANVELRTDKGWTPLHLASFKGHIEIIRLLKGSRARLDAKGSMDWTPLHLATRYGDEPVVSELLRCGADPNTAERSHWAPLHFAVLRGSFLSVINLLECQADVNARNKVGWTPLHLAVLKGNMAIIKTLLKAGALLDVEDITGCTALQLAVRHQRENIITLLQGKENKPGNRTLNDAKIPRPRLIPGRTDL from the exons ATGGAGCAGGGCCAGGTAATCACAACCACTGCTGATAAAACATCCAATACAGCCAGAGCTGATGGAGAAACAACTGCATTGATGaagttatttaatttaaaatttcgCTCCATTCAACTTGGAAGGATCCTGCCTGG GACCAGCATGAACTGTCTAATGGAGGAGGCAAGCAAGATGGAGAAAATCAAATTCCAGCACATCGTCACCATCTACGGGGTGTGCAACAGCCCTCTGGGGATAGTGATGGAATATATGGCCAGGGGGTCCTTGGAGAGGATCCTTCCCACTCACAGAATGTCCTGGCAGCTGAAATTCCGGGTGATCCATGAGATGGGCTTGGCCATGAATTTCCTGCACAGCATGAGCCCTCCTCTGCTGCACTTGGATCTGAAGCCAGGGAACGTCCTCCTGGATGGGAATATGCACGTCAAG ATCTCGGACTTTGGGCTGTCCAAGTGGATGGAGCAATCCAGCAGGATGCAGTACATCGAGAGCTCAGCTCTGAGGGGCACTCTGAGCTACATCCCCCCCGAAATGTTCCTGCAGAACAGCAAACCCCCGGGGATCAAGTACGATGTGTACAG cttcGGGATCGTCATCTGGGAGGTCCTTATGCAGAAGAAACCTTACGCAG GGGCCAACATGATGGCCATCATAGTGAAGGTGGCAGCGGGCAAGAGGCCGGGGCTGGAGCTCGTCAGGGACGACTGGCCCGGGGAGTGCCACCAGATGGTCGACCTGATGAAGAGGTGCTGGGACCAAGACCCCAAGCAGAGGCCAAGCTTTGCAG aTATCCCTGTGGAGAcagatgtgctgctggcactgatCCAGAGCCTGGTGCTGGACCCGGAGAACGAGCGCCTTGTCAGGAAGATGTCCCACAAACCGGCCAtctccaggagccagcag agtGACAAAGAGGAGTTCACCTTCCCCCGAGACACCAGGAGTGGGG GAAAGGATAACCAGGAGGTTCCTGTCCCACCTCCGTGCAGGGAGGCTGGGAGCCCCGAGGAGATGGTGCCCGAGGAGCTCTGCAGGATGCACGAGAACGGCCTGACCCTGCTGCACCTCATGGTGATGCAGGGCAACGTGGGCAAGGTGCGcttcctgctgagctgcagggcCAGCGTGAACAGCCCGGCGGGCTGCGGCTGCACCCCGCTGCTCATGGCCGTGCAGAGGCGGCTCCCGGAGATCTGCTCCATCCTCATCGAGCACGGGGCCGATGTCAACGCGCCCGACGAGGACGGCTGGACCCCGCTGCACTTTGCCGCCCAGCACGGCGACGACAGGACCGTGCGGCTACTGCTGGACCACCAGGCCCGCGTCAACGCCCAGGAGCACGACGGCTGGACCCCGCTGCACCTGGCGGCCCAGAACAACTTCGAGAACGTGGCGCGGGTGCTGCTGTCCCGCCAGGCCGACTCCAACACGCAGGAGGTGGACGGCAAGACCGCCCTGCACGTGGCCGCCTGCTTCGGGCACGTCGGCCTGGTCAAGCTGCTGGCCAGCCAGGGAGCCGACCTggagaggaagcagaagaaCCTCAGGACCCCGCTGCACGTGGCTGTGGAGAGGGGCAAGTTCAGGGTGGTGCATTATCTGCTGAAGAACGGGATCTCTGTCAACAGCCTGGACCAGAACCACTACAGCGCCCTGCACCTGGCCGTGGTGAGGGGCAAGTACCTGATCTGCGAGAAACTCATCAAATACGGGGCCAACGTGGAGCTGAGGACGGACAAAGGCTGGACCCCCCTGCACCTGGCCTCCTTCAAGGGGCACATTGAGATCATCCGGCTGCTGAAGGGCAGCCGCGCCCGGCTGGACGCCAAGGGCAGCATGGACTGGACCCCCCTGCACCTGGCCACGCGCTACGGGGACGAGCCGGTGGTCAGCGAGCTGCTGCGCTGCGGGGCCGACCCCAACACGGCCGAGAGGTCCCACTGGGCCCCCCTGCACTTCGCAGTGCTCAGGGGCTCCTTCCTCAGCGTCATCAACCTCCTGGAGTGCCAGGCCGACGTCAACGCCAGGAACAAGGTGGGCTGGACACCGCTGCACCTCGCCGTCCTCAAGGGCAACATGGCCATCATCAAGACCCTGCTCAAGGCAGGGGCTCTGCTGGACGTGGAGGACATCACCGGGTGCACGGccctgcagctggcagtgaGGCACCAGCGGGAGAACATCAtcaccctgctccagggcaAGGAGAACAAACCTGGGAACAGGACTCTGAATGATGCCAAGATTCCAAGACCCAGACTTATCCCAGGAAGGACAGATTTGTAA